A stretch of the Streptomyces sp. NBC_01428 genome encodes the following:
- a CDS encoding TetR/AcrR family transcriptional regulator, with protein sequence MAGKKQFDMDTVLDAAMIQFWRSGYADTSLDDLSRATGLNRSSIYSSLGDKDALFLRCLDRYATRYGAKFNAALSCAAADPVAAVRAFFDVTLGRIADPAVPDGCLMAQSVMASPALSPSVAEHVKELFGQQRPRLRTALKAGGMPDESAEDFAVHVAAVNQSLAVMGRAGSSPEQLRAIVGVTVDALARALRR encoded by the coding sequence ATGGCAGGCAAGAAGCAGTTCGACATGGACACGGTGCTCGACGCCGCGATGATCCAGTTCTGGCGCTCCGGCTACGCCGACACCTCGCTCGACGACCTGTCCCGGGCGACCGGCCTGAACCGCAGCTCGATCTACTCCTCACTCGGCGACAAGGACGCACTCTTCCTCCGCTGCCTGGATCGCTACGCCACGCGCTACGGCGCCAAGTTCAACGCCGCTCTCTCGTGCGCGGCCGCGGACCCCGTCGCCGCCGTCCGCGCGTTCTTCGATGTCACCCTGGGACGCATCGCCGACCCCGCCGTGCCCGACGGATGCCTAATGGCCCAGTCGGTCATGGCGAGTCCGGCGCTGAGCCCAAGCGTCGCAGAGCATGTCAAAGAATTGTTCGGCCAACAGCGCCCGCGCCTGCGCACCGCGCTGAAGGCCGGCGGAATGCCCGACGAGAGCGCCGAGGACTTCGCCGTACACGTAGCGGCCGTAAACCAGTCTCTCGCGGTGATGGGCAGGGCCGGGTCGAGCCCGGAGCAACTCCGGGCGATCGTCGGGGTGACCGTCGACGCGCTCGCGCGGGCGCTGCGCCGATGA
- a CDS encoding alpha/beta fold hydrolase, giving the protein MTNPVPALPLHDLAGFTHRWVDADGVRLHAVEGGRPDGPAVVLLTGFPQTWWAWRKVMPALADRFRVIAIDRPGQGNSEHPELSYDTHTVAAHIQAAVNALGVRDYWLAGHDIGAWVAFSLALNYESRLHGVALLDAGIPGITMPEAISLDPALAFKTWHFAFHVVPHLPETLIAGREREYISWFLQTKSLAPDAFEEAELDHYGAALAVDGGLRAGLAYYRDAAESARKNHAALGQRRLTAPVLGISSSHGSIPDMAASISPWAENVTGVIVPDAGHYIPEEQPEAVAAALTDFFNGR; this is encoded by the coding sequence ATGACCAACCCCGTCCCCGCCCTGCCTCTGCATGACCTGGCCGGATTCACGCACCGCTGGGTCGACGCCGACGGCGTCCGCCTGCACGCCGTCGAAGGCGGTCGGCCGGACGGACCGGCCGTCGTCCTGCTCACCGGGTTCCCGCAGACGTGGTGGGCCTGGCGAAAGGTCATGCCTGCTCTCGCCGATCGCTTCCGGGTCATAGCGATCGACCGGCCGGGCCAAGGCAATTCCGAGCATCCGGAGCTGAGCTACGACACGCACACGGTCGCCGCGCACATCCAGGCCGCTGTGAACGCTCTCGGCGTGCGGGACTACTGGCTCGCCGGGCACGACATCGGCGCCTGGGTCGCCTTCTCCCTCGCCCTGAACTACGAGAGCCGACTGCACGGGGTCGCGCTGCTCGACGCCGGAATTCCCGGTATCACCATGCCGGAAGCGATCTCTCTCGATCCGGCTCTGGCGTTCAAGACCTGGCACTTCGCGTTCCACGTGGTGCCCCATCTTCCCGAGACGCTGATAGCCGGCCGCGAGCGGGAGTACATCAGCTGGTTCCTGCAGACCAAGTCCCTCGCGCCCGACGCGTTCGAGGAAGCAGAGCTCGACCACTACGGCGCGGCCCTTGCCGTTGATGGCGGCCTGCGTGCCGGCCTCGCCTACTACCGCGACGCCGCCGAGTCCGCGCGCAAGAACCACGCGGCACTCGGGCAACGGCGGCTGACCGCGCCCGTCCTCGGAATCTCCAGCAGCCACGGCTCGATCCCGGACATGGCGGCCTCCATCAGCCCGTGGGCCGAGAACGTGACCGGCGTCATCGTGCCCGACGCCGGTCACTACATCCCCGAGGAGCAGCCCGAGGCCGTCGCTGCCGCCCTCACCGACTTCTTCAACGGCCGCTAG